The Athene noctua chromosome 11, bAthNoc1.hap1.1, whole genome shotgun sequence genome has a segment encoding these proteins:
- the LOC141964533 gene encoding voltage-gated potassium channel KCNC1-like: MEGSKEKITLNIGGVRYETYSSTLRTFPGTKLCSLTEPHAPSIYDYDPTTKEFFFDRSAEIFSYVLNYYRTKHFHCPTDTCRSVLEEELAFWEINEAQLSSCCWLKLNKKEVQPEELNIWDENEQMDDQCLIVQTERRDFSWRTRWQPKIWSMFEKPFSSFSAKCLALVSLLFIVGIVIIFCEETKAQFEFFTANFSSSGHSELSHNDHDHYYHQAAYLLHLELLCVLWFTFEFSVRFCFCPDKKLFFKNPLNVVDFLSLFPVYIELFVAGQIQRMPSLGLWLGFVRVVYLLKLLKISKLIETPLILRVLSYTLKSILREIFILLMILAFETLFFGSLFFYGELLGSHPSYTGELHIADILVCFWWALITLTTVGYGDIIPLTTFGQVTAALAAVFGMLTITIPIPIFLVKFKSYYDIAIFKQKLKRSKKP, from the exons ATGGAAGGCTCCAAGGAAAAAATCACCCTGAATATTGGGGGAGTCAGATATGAGACATACAGCAGCACCCTCCGGACCTTCCCAGGGACCAAGCTGTGCAGCCTAACAGAGCCCCACGCCCCAAGCATCTACGACTATGATCCCACCACCAAGGAGTTCTTTTTTGATAGGAGTGCTGAGATCTTCAGCTATGTGTTGAACTATTATAGGACCAAACATTTCCACTGCCCCACTGATACCTGTAGGTCAGTCTTAGAAGAAGAGTTGGCTTTCTGGGAAATAAATGAGGCACAGCTATCATCCTGCTGCTGGCTGAAGCTGAATAAAAAGGAGGTGCAGCCAGAGGAGTTAAACATTTGGGATGAAAACGAACAGATGGATGACCAGTGCCTCATAGTCCAGACAGAAAGAAGGGATTTCAGCTGGCGAACCAGGTGGCAGCCAAAGATTTGGTCTATGTTTGAAAAACCCTTTTCGTCTTTCAGTGCTAAG TGCTTGGCTCTTGTTTCTCTGCTGTTCATCGTTGGAATTGTCATCATATTCTGCGAGGAGACCAAGGCGCAGTTTGAGTTCTTTACTGCTAACTTCTCCTCCAGTGGCCATTCTGAGCTCTCCCACAACGACCATGACCACTATTACCACCAGGCTGCCTACTTGCTTCATCTGGAGCTTTTGTGTGTCCTCTGGTTTACTTTTGAGTTTTCTGTGCGATTTTGTTTCTGCCCAGACAAGAAGTTGTTCTTCAAAAATCCCCTGAACGTGGTTGacttcctctccctcttcccagtTTATATTGAACTCTTTGTGGCTGGGCAGATTCAGAGAATGCCAAGCCTGGGACTTTGGTTGGGCTTTGTTCGCGTTGTCTATCTCCTCAAACTCCTGAAAATATCCAAGCTGATAGAAACACCACTGATCCTCAGGGTTCTGTCCTACACCCTCAAATCTATCCTCAGAGAGATTTTCATTCTGTTGATGATTTTGGCCTTTGAGACTCTCTTCTTTGGCTCTCTCTTCTTCTATGGGGAGTTGCTGGGTAGTCATCCTTCCTACACAGGGGAGCTGCACATTGCTGACATTCTTGTTTGCTTCTGGTGGGCTTTGATCACACTCACGACAGTGGGCTATGGAGATATTATCCCTCTCACCACATTTGGCCAAGTGACAGCAGCCTTAGCTGCAGTATTTGGCATGTTAACCATTACCATCCCAATACCCATTTTCCTGGTGAAATTTAAAAGCTATTACGACATTGCTATCTTCAAACAGAAGCTGAAAAGGAGCAAGAAACCATAG